The segment GCACCGGCGTTCTTGGCCTCGGTGCGCTTGGTCTGCTCCGACTCGGTGGTCAACATGAGGATCGGGGTGAACCGCATACCCGGGGCCTTGCGGGCCTCGCGGGCGAAGGTGATCCCGTCCATCTGCGGCATGTTGACGTCGCTGATGATGAGGTTCGGCTTGACACCCTTGCTGAGCTTGTCGAGAGCTTCCTTGCCGTGGCCCGCGGTCTCCACCGCGTACCCGGCCTTGGTGAGGATCGACTTGAGGCTCATCAGCATGGTGGCGGAGTCGTCGACGAGCATCACAGTGGTCATGGAGGTTCGCTTCCCTGTCTGCTGGCGAGGCCGCTGCTCCCGTTGAGCAGCGGCAGCACCTGAGCAGCCAGGAAGGCGTCATTCGGTGCTGAAGAAATCTTCGGCCGGAAAAGAAGCAGAGCCTGGAGCGCGCCGGTGTGCAAGTGGTTGCAACGCCGCAGGCTGACCCTGGGCTTGCGGGCCGACCGCAGCCAGCCGGCCAGCTGCTCGACCTCGTCCACGGTCACCACGCCGATCAGCGTGGCGCTGTCGTCATGCAACTCGAGCGGCAAGACCGAGCACCTCCTTCATGTTGAGCACCAGCAGGACCAGGCCGTCCCCGAGCAAAGCGGTTCCGGAGAACTCGTCGGCGTAGGCGAGTAGCCCCTCCATCGGCTTCAGGATCACGTCGACCTCGCGGTGGAACTGCGAGACGAGCAGGCCGACCCGCTGGCCGTTCACGTTCGCCACCAGGATCGCCCGATCGGCGCCGGGATCCGGTTCCCACGGCATGTCCAGCGCCCGTGCCAGGTCGATCACCGGCACCACCTCGCCGCGCATCACGACCACCTCCTGGTGCAGCACGTGGCCCATCTCGGCGGCGGGCACGCGTACCGTCTCCACCACCAGGTCGACCGGGATGCCGAACCGCTGACCGGCGACGCTGACCACCATCACCTGGGTGACGGCCATCGAGAGCGGCAGCCGCAGCCGGGTGGAGGTGCCGTGGCCCAGCCGGGACCGCATGGTCACGGTGCCGCCCAGCTTCTCCACGCTGGCCCGGACCGCGTCCATCCCGACTCCCCGTCCGGAGAGATCCGAAACCTGGTCGGCGGTGGAGAATCCGGCACGGAACACCAGGTCGACGGCGTCGTTGTCGGAGAGCGTCTCCAACTCCTCCTCGGAGATCAGCCCCTTCTCGTACGCCTTGCGCTTGACCCGTTCCGGATCGATGCCGCGCCCGTCGTCGTTGACCTCCACGATCACCGCGTCGCCGTCCGCCACCGCCGCCAGGGTCAGCTTCGCCGCCGGCGGTTTGCCGGCCGCCACCCGCTCGTCGGAGGTCTCGATGCCGTGGTCCAGGCTGTTGCGCACCAGGTGCACCAGCGGGTCGCCGAGCGCCTCGATGACGTCCTTGTCGGCCATCGTGTCCTCACCCTCGGTGACCAACTCGATGCTCTTGCCGAGCCGCCGGCTCAGGTCACGGACCAGGCGGGGGAAACGGCCGAAGGCGACCGAGAGCGGGAGCATCCGTACGTCCATCACCGCGGCCTGCAGCTCCTCGGCGATCCGGTGCAGGCCGGCGTACTGGTCCTTGATCCGGCGGCTGAAGACCCGGCTGCCGAACTCCTCCTCGGCCTCGTCGGCCAGGAAGGTCAGCCCGTTCTTCGCCACGTTCAGCTCGCCGACCAGCTCCATCAGCCGGTCGACCTTCTCCTGGTCGACCTTGAGCACCCGGGTGCCGACCTGCCCGCCGGGGTCGTCGGCCCGGCCGGCCATGTCGGCCGGGGCGGTGGCCGGCGGGGTGGGGGCCGCCGCGGCTGCTGGGGCAGCCGGTTTCACCGGCTCCGGCGCCGCTTCCGGAAGGAGACGTTCCACCGCCTCGAGCAGCGCGGTTCGGTCCGCCTCTGCAAGATCCATCGGTACGCCCAGCGCCTGCGCCGCCGCGGTCACGCTCCGGGCCACGGCCCGCAGTTGTGCCCCGTCCGCCGCGGGCACGCCTTCGGTCACGGCGAGGGAGCGCTGCGCCGCGGCCAGCACGGCCCGGGCGTCGGCGGCGATCGCCGAGTCGATCATCTCGGTCACAGCCACGGTGACCGGTTCCTCGGCGTGCAGCGGCGGCTCACCGCTGAGGTGGCGAGTGATCGCGTCGGCGTCCAGCTCGACGATCTGGACCTGATCCGGGACGTACCGGAACAGGTACTCCAGTTCGCCGACCGCGGCCCGGGTGGCGAGGACGAAGGAGAGCAGGCAGACGTACTCGTCGTACTCGTCGGTGGACGGCCACTGCTCGGGCGGAACCACTTGGAGCCGGTCCAGGCCGGGCACCTGGCGGATCAGGTGCAGCGGGTCCTCGGCCCGGAAGAAGCAGTCCGAGTCGGGTGCGTACCGGACGAAGCGCATGGTGGACGAGGTGGTGGAGAGCCAGGTCCCGGTCTCGGTCAGCCACTCCGCGTCCAGCCAGGCGAGCCAGTCCGGCGCCGCGTCGATCCGGGCGGCTGGGCCGGCGGCGCTCTGGGTGGGTGCGGCCGCCTCGCCACCGATCGGCGCCCGCAGCTTGGTGATCAGCCCGGCGGCGTCGTTGCCGGCGCTGGCCGGGAGCCGCTCGTGCGAGGTGACGTGTGCCAGCCAGCCGCGGATCAGGTCGAAGGCGGCGAGCAGGTCGTCGGCCATCTGCGAGTCGAGGGAGAGCCGGCCTCCGCGTACCGCGTCCAGCAGGTCCTCCGCGGCGTGGGTCAGCCGGGTCAGCTCGGGGAAGTCGAACAGGCCGGACGAGCCCTTGAAGGTGTGCGCCGCCCGGAACACCTCGTTGACCAGCTCCGGGTCGCCGGGGTCGCGTTCCAGCTGGAGCAGGCCTTCGTCGACCTGGGCGAGCAGGTCGTTGGCCTCGGCGAGGAACTGTGCGAGGAGCGGATTCATGCCGGCTCGTCCTTTCCGGAGGTCAGCATGGTGGCGATTCGCACCAGGCGATCTCCGGAGACCGGCTTGACCAGGTATAGGTTTGCTCCGGCCTGGTACGCCCGGTCCGCGTCACCGGGCCGGTCCTCGGTGCTGATCATCAGCACCGGGGCCGAGGTGCCGACCGTCTCCGATCGCAGCGCCTCGACGCAGGCGTAGCCGTTCATCTTCGGCATGTTGACGTCGACGACGAAGAGGTCGAACGGCGTACCTAGGGCCACCTCCACGGCTTCCAGCCCGTTCGCCGCCTCGGCCACCTCGAATCCGGCGGCGGTGAGCAGGCTGGTGTGGTAGAGCCGCACCGTGGCGGCGTCGTCGACGACGAGCACTCGGGCTTTCGTCTCGGTATCCGAGGTCATCACTTTGCTCCGGTCGGTCGCTGGTAGACGATGCCCTCCGGCAAACGGGTCGGCGTGAAGATCGGCGAGATCCGGCTCATCGACTCGGAGTGGCCCAGGAACAGATAGCCGCCGGGGCGCATGGCGCCGTACAGGTTCTCGGCCGCACGGCGGCTGGACAGCTCGTCGAAGTAGATGAGCACGTTGCGGCAGAAGACGACGTCGAAGTCGCGGAAGGCCCGCATCGCGGGTGTGTCGCAGACATTGACCCGGTGCAGCGTGACGGCGCTCCGGATGCCGTCCTCGACCTGGTAGCGGCCGGTGCCGACCGAGTTGAAGTACTTGGCGATCCACGGCTTCGGCACCCGCTGCAGCGACCGTTCGCCGTAGCTGGCGTGAGCCGCCTTGGCCAGCACCTCACTGTCGATGTCCGCCCCGTGGATCTCGACGTCCACCTGGTCGATCTGGTCCCACTCCTCGAGCAGGCGCAGCGCGATCGAGTACGGCTCCTCGCCGGTCGAGCAGGGCAACGAGAGGATCTTGACCGGGCCGGCGATCCGGGACACCCCGCCGCGGTCCTTCAGCACGTTCGGCAGCACCGTGCTGAGCATCGCGTCGAACTGGTAATCCTCGCGCAGGAAGTACGTCTCGTTGACGGTGAGCTGGTTGATCAGATCCTGCAGCATCCCGGAGTTGTCGCTCATCCGCAGCGCGGCGAACCAGCTCGTGAAGGTGTCGTACGTCGAGTTGCGGATGCAGGTCTCGATCCGCTTGTCGACGAAGTACCGCTTGCCCGAGGTGAAATGGATGCCGGTGCGCTTGTAGAAGTACTCGGTGAAGCGGGTGAAGTCCGTGTCCGAAAGGACGGCACCGGTCGCGGGGGCGCTCACGTTCACGCCGTCCCGGTGAGCCGGGGCAGCGCTGCCTGGACGGTGAAGCGGAGGAACGGGTCGTCCGGGAACCGCAGCACGGCGGCCTCCAGCACCGGTGCGTGCTCCGCGGTGGCGCCCGGCAGCAACGCGTCGATCGCCGCGGTCACCACGTTCGGGTGTGGGTCCTCGGCGATCATCCGGGTCAGCCAGACCTGCGCGTCGGGATGGGCGAGGTCGGCGAGGACCATCGCGGTCATCACGCGTACGTCGTGGTCGGGTGCCGCGAGCAGGTTCGGCATCAGGGCCGGGACCGAGCGGGGCATCGTGGCCAGGGCCTCGGCCACGGCCGTACGCAAGGCGGCGTCGTCGCTGGCCAGATGGACCGCGAGCCCGCCCGCCACCGTCTCGGTGTCGTGCGCGGACAGCGTGGTGAGCACCGCGTCCCGGACCCGCGTCTCGGTCTCCACGGTGACCCGGGTCAACAGCGCCGGAACCGCGTCGGCGACACCTTCGAGTCCGAGCGCGGCCTCCCGGCGGCATTCCGGATCGGGGTCGTCCAGCTGCTGCAGCAGCGTGTCCACCGAGGGTTTCTCCGCCGTCAGCTCTTCGGGCTGCTGCGGAGCCTGCTTTCGTACCAGTCCCATCGTGACCCCCATTTCCTACGAGTCAGCGAACCCAGTCAGCCAGACGGTCGGCGATCTCGTACGCCGGAAGCACAACCGTGGCCCCTCCGCGCCGTGACAGTTCGCCAGGCATGCCCCAGACCACCGCGGTCTCCTCGGCCTCGGCGATCGTGCGGCCGCCACCCTCCTTGACGGCCCCCATCTCGGCGGCCCCGTCGTCGCCCATCCCGGTGAGCAGCACACAGACCAGGCGGCTGGGATCGATGTACCTGCGGGCCGAGGCGACCATCCGGTCCACGCTCGGGTGCCACCGGTACTCGGACGCGGCGGGGACGCTCTTGACGATCAGCCCGTCACTGCGCCGGGCCACCACGACGTCGGCGTTGCCCCGCCCGATGTAGATGTTTCCGCGCTGGATGTTCATGATCCGGTCGACCTCGTGCACCCGCAGGGCGCAGATCTCGTCGAGCCGGCGCGCGAGTGCCGCGGTGAACGAGGCCGGGATGTGCTGGGCCAGCACCACCGGCGCGCCCAGCGTGCTCGGCAGCTGCGGCAACAGCTCGGACAACAGTGCCGGCCCGCCGGTGGAGGACCCGATCAGCACCAGGTCAACCGAGCCGACCGCGCCGAGCTGCCGGCGGGGCGGGGCCGCCGCGGTCCGGGCGTTCTGCGCGCGCATCCGGTCGCGCAGGCCACCGGCCCGTTTCAGTCTCACCGCCGCCGCGCTGCGTACCTTGCGCACTAGATCGCCGGAGACCTCGTCGATGTTGAGCGAGACCGTGCCGCCGGGCTTGGGCACGTAGTCCACCGCGCCCAGTTCCAGGGCCTCCAGCGTGACGAGCGCGTTGTGCTCGGTCAGGGAGGAGACCATGACCACCGGTGTGGGCCGCTCCTCCATGATCTTGGCCAGGCAGGTGAGCCCGTCCATCTCCGGCATGTTGATGTCGAGGGTGACCACGTCCGGCTGTATCCGCCCGAGTTGCTCCAGAGCGTCGACCCCGTTGCGGGCGGTGTGCACCTCGAACTCACCCGCGTCGGCGAGGATCCCCTTGAGCGCACGGCGCATCAACGCCGAGTCGTCGACTACGAGCACTGATGTGGGGGGCATCGGCAGCTCCGATCAGACGGCGGCGAGAGCCTCGTCGACGAGGCTCTCGCAGAGCTCCGCGGCCTGGTCGGCCTGGTCGGCGGCGAGCAACTGGTCCACCTGCACGAGCAGGAGCATCCGTTGCTGCTCGGGCAGGTTCGCCACCCGCGACACCACCCGGGCCTGCTCGGCCGAGAGCTCCGGCGCCGGCTCCAGCACGTTGCGGCCCACCCGGGCCACCTCGGCCACCGAATCCACGATGAAGCCGGTACGCACCCCACCGATGATCAGTACGACGATGCGCTGCCGTTCGTCCCGCTCGGTGCGCCCGAGACCCAGCCGGGTCCGCAGGTCCACCACGGGCAGCACCGTGCCGCGCAGGTTGACCAGGCCCTCCACGAAATCGAACGACTTGGGGACCCGGATCAGCGCCTGGGGCACCCGGATGATCTCCTGCACCGCGTCGACGTCGACGGCGTACTCCTCGTCGTCGAGGCGGAACACGACGAACAGCTCCTCGTCGCCACGCCCGTCGTCGACCGACCCGGCCCGTTCCTCGACCATGTCCGGCTCGTCCTCCCGGTATTCGGCGATCTCGTTGCGTACTTCC is part of the Actinoplanes sp. NBC_00393 genome and harbors:
- a CDS encoding response regulator, translating into MTTVMLVDDSATMLMSLKSILTKAGYAVETAGHGKEALDKLSKGVKPNLIISDVNMPQMDGITFAREARKAPGMRFTPILMLTTESEQTKRTEAKNAGATGWLVKPVGPDQLLGVIKQVLPGA
- a CDS encoding chemotaxis protein CheA, encoding MNPLLAQFLAEANDLLAQVDEGLLQLERDPGDPELVNEVFRAAHTFKGSSGLFDFPELTRLTHAAEDLLDAVRGGRLSLDSQMADDLLAAFDLIRGWLAHVTSHERLPASAGNDAAGLITKLRAPIGGEAAAPTQSAAGPAARIDAAPDWLAWLDAEWLTETGTWLSTTSSTMRFVRYAPDSDCFFRAEDPLHLIRQVPGLDRLQVVPPEQWPSTDEYDEYVCLLSFVLATRAAVGELEYLFRYVPDQVQIVELDADAITRHLSGEPPLHAEEPVTVAVTEMIDSAIAADARAVLAAAQRSLAVTEGVPAADGAQLRAVARSVTAAAQALGVPMDLAEADRTALLEAVERLLPEAAPEPVKPAAPAAAAAPTPPATAPADMAGRADDPGGQVGTRVLKVDQEKVDRLMELVGELNVAKNGLTFLADEAEEEFGSRVFSRRIKDQYAGLHRIAEELQAAVMDVRMLPLSVAFGRFPRLVRDLSRRLGKSIELVTEGEDTMADKDVIEALGDPLVHLVRNSLDHGIETSDERVAAGKPPAAKLTLAAVADGDAVIVEVNDDGRGIDPERVKRKAYEKGLISEEELETLSDNDAVDLVFRAGFSTADQVSDLSGRGVGMDAVRASVEKLGGTVTMRSRLGHGTSTRLRLPLSMAVTQVMVVSVAGQRFGIPVDLVVETVRVPAAEMGHVLHQEVVVMRGEVVPVIDLARALDMPWEPDPGADRAILVANVNGQRVGLLVSQFHREVDVILKPMEGLLAYADEFSGTALLGDGLVLLVLNMKEVLGLAARVA
- a CDS encoding response regulator; the protein is MTSDTETKARVLVVDDAATVRLYHTSLLTAAGFEVAEAANGLEAVEVALGTPFDLFVVDVNMPKMNGYACVEALRSETVGTSAPVLMISTEDRPGDADRAYQAGANLYLVKPVSGDRLVRIATMLTSGKDEPA
- a CDS encoding CheR family methyltransferase; its protein translation is MSAPATGAVLSDTDFTRFTEYFYKRTGIHFTSGKRYFVDKRIETCIRNSTYDTFTSWFAALRMSDNSGMLQDLINQLTVNETYFLREDYQFDAMLSTVLPNVLKDRGGVSRIAGPVKILSLPCSTGEEPYSIALRLLEEWDQIDQVDVEIHGADIDSEVLAKAAHASYGERSLQRVPKPWIAKYFNSVGTGRYQVEDGIRSAVTLHRVNVCDTPAMRAFRDFDVVFCRNVLIYFDELSSRRAAENLYGAMRPGGYLFLGHSESMSRISPIFTPTRLPEGIVYQRPTGAK
- a CDS encoding HEAT repeat domain-containing protein; translation: MGLVRKQAPQQPEELTAEKPSVDTLLQQLDDPDPECRREAALGLEGVADAVPALLTRVTVETETRVRDAVLTTLSAHDTETVAGGLAVHLASDDAALRTAVAEALATMPRSVPALMPNLLAAPDHDVRVMTAMVLADLAHPDAQVWLTRMIAEDPHPNVVTAAIDALLPGATAEHAPVLEAAVLRFPDDPFLRFTVQAALPRLTGTA
- the cheB gene encoding chemotaxis-specific protein-glutamate methyltransferase CheB is translated as MPPTSVLVVDDSALMRRALKGILADAGEFEVHTARNGVDALEQLGRIQPDVVTLDINMPEMDGLTCLAKIMEERPTPVVMVSSLTEHNALVTLEALELGAVDYVPKPGGTVSLNIDEVSGDLVRKVRSAAAVRLKRAGGLRDRMRAQNARTAAAPPRRQLGAVGSVDLVLIGSSTGGPALLSELLPQLPSTLGAPVVLAQHIPASFTAALARRLDEICALRVHEVDRIMNIQRGNIYIGRGNADVVVARRSDGLIVKSVPAASEYRWHPSVDRMVASARRYIDPSRLVCVLLTGMGDDGAAEMGAVKEGGGRTIAEAEETAVVWGMPGELSRRGGATVVLPAYEIADRLADWVR